The following is a genomic window from Thermodesulfovibrionales bacterium.
TTCTTAACAGGCAGAATTTCAATCTTGGCAATTACCTTAAGGTTTACAACGCTGCTTTTGGTACAAATCCAGCAAATCCGTTGCCACCAAGGTGTATGCCAGGAATGTTCTGCCCTGCCTACGGACCTCCTCTTGATTACAACACAGGAAATCTACGTGCACTCGGCGGAAATCCTGATATAACACCCTATCTGCAGGGTAAGGTTATTCCTCCCATGCCATGGGAGGCTGGATGGAAGGATACTGTAATAGCCTATCCAGGTCAGGTTCTCAGAATCATAGTGAGATTTGCACCAGCAGACAAACCCGTGAGTACGCCAGCTGCTAACCTCTACTATCCCTTTGATCCCAGTGGAAATAACTTTGAATATAACTATGTCTGGCACTGCCACATTGTTGACCATGAAGACAATGAGATGATGAGACCTGATGTTATAAGTCTAAATCCCCTTGCACCTGCACCATTTTTAAGACCACTGAGAAGAGGCTGGGAATATTAATCTTAGAGGGCGGGTTTTGCCCGCCCTCTTTGAAGATGTGTGCTTTTCTATTCATTTGTGTAAGAACTGGAATTTGCTACCCGAATAACTACGTCTTTGCTATCAATTTAAACTGTCTCACAGTCACCCAGATGTAGCGAGTTTTTTATCTACCGCATAAAGAAACTAATTCCCTTATCCTTTTTTTCAGAATTGGATGCTCAAGGTCTGGTGCAATCTCTGAAAGGGGTTTGAGGACAAAAGACCTTTCCTGAATATAGGGATGGGGAATCTTGAGCTCAGGTGATTTAAGAATGAGATCATTGTAAAAAAGTATATCAAGATCAATTATCCTTGGTCCCCATTTTATTGTCTCAACCCTTCCCATGATGCATTCAATTGACTTAAGTTCGCTGAGTAATTCCTCAGGTTTCAGGTCTGTTTCTGCTTCAATTACCATATTAATGAACAATGGCTGGTCAGTGACTCCCCAGGGTTCTGTCTCATAGAGTGATGATCTTTTTAAGACCCTTATGCCTCTACCCTCCATGAGCCTTATAGCCCTAAGGCAATTTTCTTCTCTATTCCCAAGGTTAGAACCAATTCCAATATAAACAATCACAGACATACTGTATGTATTATAATAAAAGCATTATTCCCATAGTACTGCTATTAATCAGTTAGCTTAACTGATTCAGAATGGTATGACAGTATATCTCATAGATGGCAGTTCCTATATCTACAGGGCTTATTTTGCAATAAAGGGCCTATCAACATCAAAAGGGCTTCCCACAAATGCAATCTATGGCTTCACAAATATGCTTCTTAAGATTATCAATGAAAATAAACCTGAAGGCATTGCTGTTGTTTTTGACAGACCTGAGCCAACAAGGAGACACAGAGCCTTTGAGGAGTATAAGGCACAGAGGCCAAAGGCACCTGATGACCTGACCGTTCAGATACCCTATATAAGAAGGATTGTGGAGGCCTTTGGAATAAGGGCTATAGAAATTCCAGGTTACGAGGCAGATGATATAATTGCCACAATGGCAGAACAACTCAGTAAAGAGGGTCATGAAGTATATATTGTTAGCGGTGACAAGGATATCCTCCAGATAGTTAATGAGAGGATAAAGATGTTTGATCCCATGAAGAATATAATCTATGACAGTAAGACTGTTCAGGAGAAATATGGACTGCCACCTCATAGAATACCTGAGCTTATGGCACTGGCTGGTGATAGTATTGATAATATACCCGGAATAAAAGGGATTGGCGAGAAGAGTGGTCTTGAAATTCTTGCCTATGGAAAGCTCGAAGATATAATGGAAAATCCAGGATTAATAAAAAAGGAAAGATTAAGAAGGGCTGTTAGCGAGAACCTTGAAATATTAAGACTCAGCTATAACCTTGCAAAAATAGACAGGGATGTCCCTGTGAAGATAACCACAGATGACCTGAAGAGGAAAGAACCTCTCTGGAATGAACTTCTACAGATATTCAGGGAGTGTGAATTCTCAAGCCTTCTGAAATTGCTTCCAGTAACTCTCAAAGTTAAGACCAGAATAATTAAAGGACCTGATGAACTGATAAAATTACTTGGTGAGAAGGGATTTGCCTATGATATCCTGCTAAGGGACGGCAAATGCACTGGTGTCTCCTTTATCCCTATCTACTCATCAACTCAGGAGGTCTTCTTTTTTCCTGTAAACATGCCAGATGACCTAAGGGCCCTCAGGCCCCTATTTACTTCTGAAGAATGTGTCAAGATAAGCCATGATGTAAAGAGGGATATAATATTCCTTCTTGAGCATCGCATAGAGCTCAAGGGAATAATTGAAGATATTCAGATAGTCTCCTATCTTTTAAATCCCTTAAGAGCCAATCATGATCTTGATGAGCTAACAATAGAGTATCTTGGAATGAAAAAGTTAAGTATGGACGAGATAACTTCTGATCCAGTAAATCTATCTTCCCAGAATGCCTTTGTAAAAGTGAGACTTTATGAGGTTCTGAGCAAAAGGCTTGCTGAAGAAGGTCTGGAGAGACTTTACAGGGAAATAGAGATTCCCCTTACCAGGGTTCTTGCTGATATGGAGAGGACAGGTATAAAGATAGATATTTCAATACTGAGGGACCTTTCAAAGGAACTTGAAGGTGTTCTTGAATCATTGAGGTCAAGGATATATTTTCTTGCAGGTGAGGAGTTTAATATAAACTCACCTAAACAGTTGTCTACCATACTCTTTGAGAGACTGGGACTTAAACCAAAAAAGAGGACAAAGACAGGTTATTCTACAGAATTGAGTGTCCTTGAAGAACTGGCAGTCCAGCATGAACTTCCAAGAGAGATACTCAACTATAGGAGTCTCTTTAAACTAAAATCCACCTATGTTGATGCTCTACCGGAACTTGTAAACCCAGAAACTGGCAGGCTCCATACTTCCTTTAACCAGACTGTTACTGCAACTGGAAGACTCTCAAGCAGTGAGCCCAATCTCCAGAACATACCTGTTCGGGGTACCTGGGCAGAGAGGATAAGGCAGGCATTTATTGCAGAAGAAGGTTTTATGATCCTTGCTGCTGATTATTCCCAGATTGAATTGAGGATACTTGCCCATATGAGCAGAGATGAGAAATTCTTGAGGGCATTCAGGGAAGGTATTGATATTCATAATGCCACTGCTTCTGAATTATTTGGAGTGGAGCCATACAGAGTCAGCTCCGAGCAGAGAAGGATAGCAAAGATAGTAAACTTTGGCATAATCTATGGAATGACAGCTTTTGGTTTGAGCGAGACACTGGGCATTGATAAGGAAGAGGCTCAGAATTACATTGACCAGTTTTTCATAAGGCACCCATCCATAAAGGAATTCGCACTTTCTCTCATAAAAAAGGCAGAGGAGAGGGGATATGCTGAGACCCTTTTTGGAAGGAAGAGGCCTATACCTGAGCTTAAAAGCAGAAACGGTGCAATTCGTGCACTTGGAGAAAGGCTTGCCGTAAATTCTCCAATCCAGGGAACAGCCTCTGACATTATAAAACTCGCTATGATAAAAATATGGAATCTCATCAGAGCTAGGGGTTTTAGAACAAGGATGCTTCTTCAGATACACGATGAGCTGCTCTTTGAGGTTCCAGAGGACGAAATTCCTGAGGTAAAGGAGATGGTAAAAAAAGAGATGGAGACTGTTGTAAAACTTGAAGTTCCTGTTTCTGTAAATATCTCCACTGGAAAGAACTGGGCAGAGGCAGGATCATAAAATCTTGAATCTTTTATACTGAATTTTGTATCCTTTGTAAGAGGGGGATATATGACAAAGAAAGAACTTCTACAGAAAAAGGTTGCAGAGTTGAGGTCCATGGCCAAGGAACTCGGGCTTTCTCTACCAAGAACAGCAAAGAAGGAAGATTTAGCTTTAGCTATAAGCAAGGCACTGAGATTAAAAACACTGAGAAAAAAGGAACCGCTGAAATCAAAGGCACCAAAGGCAAAGGTGGAGAAGGCTCCAAAAAGAAAGAAAAAAATAAAAATCCCTGAAAAGGAAGCAGTACCTTCTCCTGGGGTCGAGCTTAAGCCAGTATCAGTAGAGGAAGAAAGACCTGCTGATATTTTTCCATATAAACCGGTTATAACAAAGGATCTTCTCGGACTTGTTCCTGTTGATACCCAACATTTTTATCTCTACTGGGAGATAAGCAGAGATACATTCATTAGAGTTTCTGCTGAGGGAAAGTTTGTTATAAGGATCTATGACATTTCAGGTGACAGGGATATATCACAGGCTCCCTTCTTTGAGCTATACGCTATGAAGGAAACAGGTGGTTTTCATGTTGATATGGGAAGACCGGGTGATTTCTGTGCTGAGATGGGTATTTTTGACAAAGGCAGATTCATTCCTCTACTAAGGTCCAATATTATTAAACTTCCAAGAATTCCCCATCACAGAGAATTACCAGAAGCTGTTAGAATCACCTTCCCATCAGGGATAGTTCATCCAACAAGTCTTTGATAATGGACTCTGCCCTTTTTTCTCGCAGCGCTTTCAGGATATGCCTGGAGCTGAATCTGGAGATTATCCTTTTTCTTTTTGCCAAAGGAAGGTCCAGTAGTTTTTTCCTGTTCTTTTTAAGCAATTGAAGATACCTGCCAAACTCTTTGGTGTATAATTTTTCCATCTCCTTTCTTATAGCCTTTGCCATGGCAGGAGAAGCACCAGAGGTTGATATGGCAATAATGAGAGGACCTCTCCTTATAACTGATGGAACAATAAAATTACATAACTCAGGTTCATCGACAACATTTAAAAGGCCTCTGAAATTTCTGGCAATGCTTTCATGTACTTCCTTTGATGAACTGGCTGCTATAACAAGAAAGGCCTTCTTGAGATCTCCCTTTTTGTAAGGTCTTTTGATGAGTTTAATCTTACCTGACCTTACAAGTTTTTCAATGCCTTCTGTCACCTCAGGACTTATTACAGTTACGGATGCTCCTGCTTTAAGAAGTGAGTTGATCTTTCTCTGAGCAACCTTTCCTCCTCCAATTACAACACATTCTTTGCCCTTGAGATTTATAAAAACTGGATAATACATGCATCTGGCTATTGTTTACTACCTACCTTTTCTAATTTGGCATACTCTTTTTTGGCTTTTATGGCTTCCTTTGAATCAGGATATTTCTGAAGGAGATAGTGGTAGGTGCTTTCTGCCTTATCTTTTTCTTCTAAAGCCCTGTAGGTTTTCCAGAGAAGATAGAGAACCTCTGGCATGTCCCTGAAATCAGGATAGTTTCTAATCAATCCCTCCAATCTTCCCCTTGCAGCCCTGAAGGAGTCTTTCTTAAAATAAAATTTTCCTACCATCAGTTCATAAGCAGCTATCACCTCCCTGCACTTTTCAATTCTTATATCAACTATATCCCTATAGGGATTTCTTGGATAGAGTATTTTTAATCTTTCAAATTCCTCCAGGGCCTTCTTTGCTGCACCTGCGCCCCTTTCAGGTCCCTTCACATCCTGAAAATAAAGACTGGCAATCTGGTACTGGGCATAGGGAGCATGGGGATGTTCTGGAAATTCTCTGAGAAATTTTCTGTATTCCTCAATGGCAAGTTCTATCTCTTCTTCCTTTATGTAAGATTCTGCCATTTTGAGCTGAGCCTTTGGTGCATAATTCATTGTTCTATCCCTGTTCTTTACCTCAAGGAGGAGATTCCTTGCTTCCTGGAATTCTCCACGCTCGATATGTTTTTCTGCCCTTTCAATCCACTTTTCCGGCTCAAAGGGCTCTTCTTTTTTCTGCACAGATGCGCAGGCAAATGGTAGTAGAGTAATACAAAGAAGCAGGGTATATTGTAAAAAAATTTTCATCTTAAATTATATCACAGAAAGGCATCCGCTTTCTTTAAAGATTTTTTTAAAAAAAGCTCATTGGCCTTCTTGTTTCTTGACCGGACGACAGAGCAGAAATATCTCGATGCAATCGCAAAAACAGTCTTTTTTATTTAAATGCCTTTGATTCGGCTTTCACACTTCTGAGTTATTTTCAGCGTCCAAACCCTTTACATGTTGCACAAGCTAGCATTTTATGCTAAATTAAAGAGAAAGGAGGAGACAATGAAAAAAACCATCATTAGCGCTGTCTTATTTATTCAGTTAATCCTTGCCTCTCATGGCCTTTCTGCGGAGGAAAAGAAAATTAATTTTGTTGGTGAGGATATATGTCCAAACAGCGCGGGTGCTATTCTAAGGGATGAACTGGCGGGCCTTAATACTGGGGATATTCTTATAATTGTGATTGAGAAGGACAGAAAGGAGATTGTTCAGACTGCTATAAAACTGGAAAAACTCCCGGTTACTTCTGAGGAAAGGGATGAAAAGAATATAACGACCTTTATTTTAAAAAAGAAATAATTAAGGAGAGCGGGATGATAATATCTGTAATTTTACTCTTATTGATTCTTCCTGTAACATCCTTTGCAGTTGATATAAAGTATGCTGGATGCGTAACAATACAGGAAAATCTTCTAAAGGAAGTAAAGTCAATATATGAACAGAAAACAGGTAACAGGATAGGACTTTCAGGAGGCGGAGCTGGAGCTGGCATCAGGGGAGTACTTTCAGGACTTGTTGATATCGGTGGTGTGTCAAGACCATTAAAAACCGAAGAGATAAGGCAGGGGCTGGTTGCCTATACCGTTGGGTATACTGCAGTGGCTGTAGTTGTTCACAGGGATATAAAGATTAGTAATCTAACAATGAAACAGCTCAGGGATATCCTTTCAGGAAAGATCGGAAACTGGAAAGAAATCGGCGGGCCTGATATGCCTGTAAGGGTTGTAATACCATCGAAAGGTTATGCAAGCAGAGATGAATGCGAAAGGATCGTTATGGAAAACCAAAGATTCGCTGACAATGCCATTATTACACCCGAACAGACAATTTCTGAAACAGTGGACACTACACCCGGTTCAATAGGAATAGTTGATATCTCAATGCTTGACACAAAAAGGGTCAGTGTCGTTAAGCTAGAAGGGTTACTGCCTGATAAGACAAACATAAAAAGTGGAAAATATAAACTTATAATTCCAATAAATCTTGTTACAAAAGGAGAGGCAACTGGAGTACTTAAAGATTTTATAGATTTTATTCTCTCACCGGAAGGCCAGGCACTGGTAGAAAGAAAATTTATAGGAATTAAATAAAAAGTTTCATCATAAGATTGGATTCTTACATTATCGATAGAAATTTAAATGTACGCCTTCTGAATAGAAACATCTTGCCCATTATTTATGGCATAATATAAGTCATAATTCAAATTTGCTATGAGCTGCTCAACCAGGGATCGCTTCAATCACTAAATGTAAGGTGAAAAGAAGAGTTGACTTCGCTGATAAAAAGTAAATTTCTTAGTCTCAGGGCAAAGGGCAAAAAGGCCTTTATTCCCTATATTATGGCCGGTTACCCTTCAGCTCATGATACGCTGAGATATTTTTCTCTTCTTGAGCAATTAGGTGCTGACATAGTGGAGCTAGGAGTTCCCTTCACAGACCCTCTTGCAGATGGACCAGTGATTCAGGCAGCCTCAGAAGAAGCCCTAAAAAGGGGTATTAATCTGACACGAGTCCTCGCTATGGTAGAGGAAATAAGAAAGACCTCATCTCTTCCGATTGTTCTCATGACCTACTACAACCCTGTGTTCAAATACGGAGAGGAGGCTTTTGTAAGGGATGCTGTTAAAGCTGGAGTAAATGGTGTAATAATTCCAGACCTCCCTCCTGATGAAGCAATCAGTCTTAGAAGACTTTCAAGGCAAGCAGGACTTGATACAATCTTCCTTGCAGCACCAACATCTACAGATGAAAGATTAAGATTAATAGCCCGTGCATCAACTGGTTTCATCTACTATGTATCCCTGACAGGTATAACAGGTGCAAGGCTTCATCTCGACGGCTCCCAGAAGGCGGTCATTGACAGGATAAGGAGCTTTTCAAAGACTCCCGTTGCCACAGGATTTGGTGTATCAACACCAGAGGAGGCAGCCAGGGTAGCAGAGTTCTCTGATGGAGTGATAATTGGAAGTGCAATCGTAAAGAGATTGCTTTCAGATGACCGAGAACTAAGAGAATATATTAGCAGCCTAGCAGATGCCATTCATGATGGAAAGGTAGAAGCTATACTTTCTACAGATACAGGACTGCAATAATGAAAATAAGAGTTCTTGGAGCATCAGGCGCTGAATTTCCAGGACATAATCCTCCTGCATACCTTATAAACAACTTTCTTCTTCTTGATGCTGGAACACTGGGAGCAGTGCTCAAGGAAGAGGAGCAGTGGAAGATAAGATATATACTTCTAAGCCATGCTCATCTTGACCACATAAGGGCAATACCCTTTCTTGCAGATAATATAATCATAAAAAATAAAAGACACTCCATAACAGTAATGGCAACAAGACAGGTCCTTGTTCAGCTCAAAAGGCATCTTCTTAATGGCAGCATCTGGCCTGATTTTACTACACTTGGAAAGAAAGGACCTGTCCTGAGGCTCAGAGAATTAAAACCTGAGAAGGAGATAAAGATAAAATCTCTGAGCATAATTCCTGTGCCTGTGAATCATTCCGTGCCTGCCTCGGGGTTTATAATAAAGGAGATAAAAAAAGACAGAGAATCTGTCTTGGTCTATACAGGTGATACAGGTCCAACGGACAGGCTCTGGAGTTATTCTGAAGGTGCAGATCTTCTCATCTCGGAGGTTTCCTTTCCTAACAGGCTTGGCAGACTTGCTCAGGAGACAGGCCATCTCACTCCTAGTTTACTTAAAAAAGAATTAAAAAAAATTAAGACACTTCCAGAGATGATACTCATAACCCATCCAAAACCCCAGTATGTTGGTATAATACAGAAGGAATTAAGGGATTTAAAGATTAAAGGTCTCAGATTATTAAGAGAAGGAGAGGAGATAGAGATCTGATGGCATGGTTTAAAAAGCCAAAAGAAATTTCAAAGGAAAAAAAGGTCAGAATACCTGAAGGTCTCTGGGTAAAATGTGAGAACTGCAAGGAGATAGTTTACAGGAAAGAGGTAGAGAAAAATCTTCAGGTATGTCCGAAGTGCGATTATCATTTCAGGATCAGTGCTGTTGAGAGACTCAATTTACTTCTTGACCCCAATACCTTTGAAGAGATGGATGCAAATCTTTTGCCAGCAGACCCGCTTGGATTTAATGACAGCAATAAATCCTATCCAGAAAAGCTCCGGGAATACCAGAGTAAAACAAAACTGAAAGAGGCTGTCATTACAGGAGAGGGCCTGATAAAAGGTCATCCTGTGATAGTAGCGGCAATGGATTTCTCCTTTTTCGGTGGAAGCATGGGATCTGTTGTTGGAGAAAAGATTGCCAGGGCTGCAGAGAGGGCTATTGCAAAAAAACAACCTTTTATTGCCATCACAGCCTCAGGAGGTGCAAGGATGCAGGAAGGGATGTTCTCTCTCATGCAGATGGCGAAGGTTTCCCAGGCAATTTCAAGGTTAAAAGAAGAAGGTGTCCTCTATATTACCATTCTCTGTGATCCAACCTTCGGAGGAGTAACAGCAAGCTTTGCCATGCTTGGAGATATAATTATTGCTGAACCCAAAACCCTGATAGGATTTGCAGGTCCAAGGGTTATTGAGCAGACCACCAAACAACCCCTGCCAGAGGATTTTCAAAGAGCAGAATTTTTATTGAGCCACGGTTTCGTGGATATGGTGGTGGAAAGAAAAGATCTTAAAAAAACCGTTGCCCTTCTTATTGAATTATTCATGGCTAATTCAACCCGATAGATAGAGGCAGCGGACACAGTTTTTTATTAATTCAATTCTTTCACGGTTTACAGATGTCATACGAGAAAGCCATAAATTATCTCTACAGTCTCCAGAAATACGGGTTGAAATTTGGTCTGAAAAACACAGAGGCCCTTCTCGAGGCCCTCGGCAGACCTGAAAGGGACTATCTGACCATCCACGTGGCTGGAACAAATGGTAAGGGTTCAACCTCTGCCATGATAGCAACTCTGCTTGCTGGCACAGGTTTAAAAACAGGCCTTTTTACATCTCCCCACATGGTGAGGTTTACAGAGAGAATCAAGATCTATCATTCTCCTGATAGCCTGCCTGAAGAGATACCTGAAGAAGAGGTGGTAAGACTTACAGAATTCATCCGCCAGAGGATCCCGGTGGATTCGACACCTACCTTTTTTGAATTCGTCACAGCACTGGCATTTAAATATTTTTCTGAGAAAAAGGTTGATATAGCTGTAATTGAAGTAGGAATGGGAGGAAGGCTTGATGCAACAAATGTTATTACTCCCTCTGTATCAGTTATAACAAAGATAGGGTTTGACCATAAAGAATTTCTCGGTGAGACTTTGGGAGATATTGCACGGGAAAAGGCAGGTATAATCAAGAAGACCGTTCCAGTTGTCTCTTCAGAACAGTTCAAAGAGGCCCTTGCTGTTATAAAGGAAAAAGCTGTTGAAATAAAAAGCCCCCTTTATATTTATGGACAGCATTTTAAGGGAATCTTAAGGGAAATGACTCCAGAGGGTTTACTCTTTGATTATGAAGATGAAAGGATTTATCTTAAAAATCTCTTCACGCCCCTTACAGGAATTCATCAGCTCGAAAATGCCTCTGTTGCTATAAAAACTTTCCTCTTATTCATGGAACAATATAGATCTGAAGTTTTATCCTCAGGCATCACTGATTACTTCTATGGTATTAAAAAAACTATCTGGCCCGGAAGGCTTGAGCTTGTGGTAAGGCAAGGCATTCATTATCTTCTTGATGGAGCTCACAATCCTCAGGCAGCAGAAAGTCTGGCAGAATCAATCAAAAACCTTTACAGAAAATTCTACAAAAGAATCATACTTATAATCGGCATAATGGCTGATAAAGATGTGGAAGGCATTATTAAACCTCTCACAGAGATTGCAGACTCAATAATTACTACACAGCCTGATTACCATAGGGCTATGGCAGCAGAAAGATTAAAAAGAATAATAGAAAAGCATAGTAAAAAGGCAGAAAGTTACAGCTCTATAATGAGGGCTATAGAGGCAGCCCGCAACCTTTACAGAGAAGGAGACCTTATAGTAATCACTGGTTCTTTTTATACACTTGGAGAAGCTAAGGTTGTTCTTGGAGAAAAAGAGAGATTGAGAACACTTAGAGAAAATCTTCAGTGCATAGAGCAACAGTAAAACTCAGAGGGAAGGGAGATTGCAGGAAAGGTGGTAGAGCCATACTGTCAGTCCTGATCTTCTTTATCTTGCTGTTTTTTACAAAAAGAGGCCTTTCGGTAACACTGCAAGAAAATGAAAAAATAAATCTCACTTATTCTCCATACTCAATAGAGATATCAGCCCGGGAACTTTCAGAAAAAAAAGGAATATATTCTCTTAAAGGAGATGTAAAAATCAAAAAAAGCAATGAAGACGGAGAAAGTCTTATACAGTCAGAGGAGGTTATATATAACTCTCTTACTCAGGAGGCAGAACTTAAG
Proteins encoded in this region:
- the folK gene encoding 2-amino-4-hydroxy-6-hydroxymethyldihydropteridine diphosphokinase, giving the protein MSVIVYIGIGSNLGNREENCLRAIRLMEGRGIRVLKRSSLYETEPWGVTDQPLFINMVIEAETDLKPEELLSELKSIECIMGRVETIKWGPRIIDLDILFYNDLILKSPELKIPHPYIQERSFVLKPLSEIAPDLEHPILKKRIRELVSLCGR
- the polA gene encoding DNA polymerase I; the encoded protein is MTVYLIDGSSYIYRAYFAIKGLSTSKGLPTNAIYGFTNMLLKIINENKPEGIAVVFDRPEPTRRHRAFEEYKAQRPKAPDDLTVQIPYIRRIVEAFGIRAIEIPGYEADDIIATMAEQLSKEGHEVYIVSGDKDILQIVNERIKMFDPMKNIIYDSKTVQEKYGLPPHRIPELMALAGDSIDNIPGIKGIGEKSGLEILAYGKLEDIMENPGLIKKERLRRAVSENLEILRLSYNLAKIDRDVPVKITTDDLKRKEPLWNELLQIFRECEFSSLLKLLPVTLKVKTRIIKGPDELIKLLGEKGFAYDILLRDGKCTGVSFIPIYSSTQEVFFFPVNMPDDLRALRPLFTSEECVKISHDVKRDIIFLLEHRIELKGIIEDIQIVSYLLNPLRANHDLDELTIEYLGMKKLSMDEITSDPVNLSSQNAFVKVRLYEVLSKRLAEEGLERLYREIEIPLTRVLADMERTGIKIDISILRDLSKELEGVLESLRSRIYFLAGEEFNINSPKQLSTILFERLGLKPKKRTKTGYSTELSVLEELAVQHELPREILNYRSLFKLKSTYVDALPELVNPETGRLHTSFNQTVTATGRLSSSEPNLQNIPVRGTWAERIRQAFIAEEGFMILAADYSQIELRILAHMSRDEKFLRAFREGIDIHNATASELFGVEPYRVSSEQRRIAKIVNFGIIYGMTAFGLSETLGIDKEEAQNYIDQFFIRHPSIKEFALSLIKKAEERGYAETLFGRKRPIPELKSRNGAIRALGERLAVNSPIQGTASDIIKLAMIKIWNLIRARGFRTRMLLQIHDELLFEVPEDEIPEVKEMVKKEMETVVKLEVPVSVNISTGKNWAEAGS
- a CDS encoding DUF4912 domain-containing protein, which encodes MTKKELLQKKVAELRSMAKELGLSLPRTAKKEDLALAISKALRLKTLRKKEPLKSKAPKAKVEKAPKRKKKIKIPEKEAVPSPGVELKPVSVEEERPADIFPYKPVITKDLLGLVPVDTQHFYLYWEISRDTFIRVSAEGKFVIRIYDISGDRDISQAPFFELYAMKETGGFHVDMGRPGDFCAEMGIFDKGRFIPLLRSNIIKLPRIPHHRELPEAVRITFPSGIVHPTSL
- a CDS encoding bifunctional precorrin-2 dehydrogenase/sirohydrochlorin ferrochelatase — protein: MYYPVFINLKGKECVVIGGGKVAQRKINSLLKAGASVTVISPEVTEGIEKLVRSGKIKLIKRPYKKGDLKKAFLVIAASSSKEVHESIARNFRGLLNVVDEPELCNFIVPSVIRRGPLIIAISTSGASPAMAKAIRKEMEKLYTKEFGRYLQLLKKNRKKLLDLPLAKRKRIISRFSSRHILKALREKRAESIIKDLLDELSLMGR
- the bamD gene encoding outer membrane protein assembly factor BamD — protein: MKIFLQYTLLLCITLLPFACASVQKKEEPFEPEKWIERAEKHIERGEFQEARNLLLEVKNRDRTMNYAPKAQLKMAESYIKEEEIELAIEEYRKFLREFPEHPHAPYAQYQIASLYFQDVKGPERGAGAAKKALEEFERLKILYPRNPYRDIVDIRIEKCREVIAAYELMVGKFYFKKDSFRAARGRLEGLIRNYPDFRDMPEVLYLLWKTYRALEEKDKAESTYHYLLQKYPDSKEAIKAKKEYAKLEKVGSKQ
- a CDS encoding substrate-binding domain-containing protein codes for the protein MIISVILLLLILPVTSFAVDIKYAGCVTIQENLLKEVKSIYEQKTGNRIGLSGGGAGAGIRGVLSGLVDIGGVSRPLKTEEIRQGLVAYTVGYTAVAVVVHRDIKISNLTMKQLRDILSGKIGNWKEIGGPDMPVRVVIPSKGYASRDECERIVMENQRFADNAIITPEQTISETVDTTPGSIGIVDISMLDTKRVSVVKLEGLLPDKTNIKSGKYKLIIPINLVTKGEATGVLKDFIDFILSPEGQALVERKFIGIK
- the trpA gene encoding tryptophan synthase subunit alpha, with protein sequence MTSLIKSKFLSLRAKGKKAFIPYIMAGYPSAHDTLRYFSLLEQLGADIVELGVPFTDPLADGPVIQAASEEALKRGINLTRVLAMVEEIRKTSSLPIVLMTYYNPVFKYGEEAFVRDAVKAGVNGVIIPDLPPDEAISLRRLSRQAGLDTIFLAAPTSTDERLRLIARASTGFIYYVSLTGITGARLHLDGSQKAVIDRIRSFSKTPVATGFGVSTPEEAARVAEFSDGVIIGSAIVKRLLSDDRELREYISSLADAIHDGKVEAILSTDTGLQ
- a CDS encoding 3',5'-cyclic-nucleotide phosphodiesterase, with translation MKIRVLGASGAEFPGHNPPAYLINNFLLLDAGTLGAVLKEEEQWKIRYILLSHAHLDHIRAIPFLADNIIIKNKRHSITVMATRQVLVQLKRHLLNGSIWPDFTTLGKKGPVLRLRELKPEKEIKIKSLSIIPVPVNHSVPASGFIIKEIKKDRESVLVYTGDTGPTDRLWSYSEGADLLISEVSFPNRLGRLAQETGHLTPSLLKKELKKIKTLPEMILITHPKPQYVGIIQKELRDLKIKGLRLLREGEEIEI
- the accD gene encoding acetyl-CoA carboxylase, carboxyltransferase subunit beta; this translates as MAWFKKPKEISKEKKVRIPEGLWVKCENCKEIVYRKEVEKNLQVCPKCDYHFRISAVERLNLLLDPNTFEEMDANLLPADPLGFNDSNKSYPEKLREYQSKTKLKEAVITGEGLIKGHPVIVAAMDFSFFGGSMGSVVGEKIARAAERAIAKKQPFIAITASGGARMQEGMFSLMQMAKVSQAISRLKEEGVLYITILCDPTFGGVTASFAMLGDIIIAEPKTLIGFAGPRVIEQTTKQPLPEDFQRAEFLLSHGFVDMVVERKDLKKTVALLIELFMANSTR
- a CDS encoding bifunctional folylpolyglutamate synthase/dihydrofolate synthase, with the protein product MSYEKAINYLYSLQKYGLKFGLKNTEALLEALGRPERDYLTIHVAGTNGKGSTSAMIATLLAGTGLKTGLFTSPHMVRFTERIKIYHSPDSLPEEIPEEEVVRLTEFIRQRIPVDSTPTFFEFVTALAFKYFSEKKVDIAVIEVGMGGRLDATNVITPSVSVITKIGFDHKEFLGETLGDIAREKAGIIKKTVPVVSSEQFKEALAVIKEKAVEIKSPLYIYGQHFKGILREMTPEGLLFDYEDERIYLKNLFTPLTGIHQLENASVAIKTFLLFMEQYRSEVLSSGITDYFYGIKKTIWPGRLELVVRQGIHYLLDGAHNPQAAESLAESIKNLYRKFYKRIILIIGIMADKDVEGIIKPLTEIADSIITTQPDYHRAMAAERLKRIIEKHSKKAESYSSIMRAIEAARNLYREGDLIVITGSFYTLGEAKVVLGEKERLRTLRENLQCIEQQ